From Blastochloris viridis, one genomic window encodes:
- the rpsA gene encoding 30S ribosomal protein S1, which produces MTSVAAPTKEDFAALLEESLAHTELNEGTVVKGIVVGIEKDLAIIDVGLKTEGRVPLREFAGPGREAALKIGDTVEVYLDRVENALGEAVISRDKARREESWGKLEKAFQNNQHVSGVIFSTVKGGYTVDLDGAVAFLPRSQVDIRPVRDVGPLMHQPQPFQILKMDRRRGNIVVSRRTVLEETRAGQRQELVASLEEGQVIDGVVKNITDYGAFVDLGGIDGLLHVTDIAWRRVNHPSEVLNIGQQVKVKIIKINHETHRISLGMKQLLADPWEGIDKRYPVGTRFKGRVTNITDYGAFVELEPGIEGLIHVSEMSWTKKNVHPGKIVSTSQEVEVAILEVDPVKRRISLGLKQTLRNPWELFAEKHPPGSTVEGEVKNKTEFGLFLGLDGEVDGMVHLSDLDWNRPGEQVIDEFKKGDVVQAAVLDVDVEKERISLGIKQLQGDPFVTSGEVRKGSIVTCEVTEVKEAGLEVKIAGSDLTAFIKRAELARDRADQRPERFAVGEKFDARVTLLDRRARKVTVSIKALEIAEEKEAVAQYGSQDAGASLGDILGAALKEREKQRR; this is translated from the coding sequence ATGACCTCTGTCGCCGCTCCGACCAAGGAGGACTTCGCCGCACTTCTCGAAGAGAGCCTCGCCCATACCGAGCTCAATGAGGGAACGGTCGTCAAAGGCATCGTCGTCGGGATCGAGAAAGACCTCGCCATCATCGACGTCGGCCTCAAGACCGAGGGTCGCGTGCCGCTTCGGGAGTTTGCCGGCCCCGGCCGCGAAGCCGCGCTCAAGATCGGCGACACTGTCGAAGTCTATCTGGACCGGGTCGAGAACGCGCTCGGCGAAGCGGTCATCTCGCGCGACAAGGCCCGCCGCGAGGAGAGCTGGGGCAAGCTGGAGAAGGCATTCCAGAACAACCAGCACGTCAGCGGCGTGATCTTCTCCACCGTCAAGGGCGGCTACACCGTCGACCTCGACGGCGCCGTGGCGTTCCTGCCGCGCTCGCAGGTCGACATCCGCCCGGTGCGCGACGTCGGCCCGCTGATGCATCAGCCCCAGCCGTTCCAGATCCTCAAGATGGACCGCCGCCGCGGCAACATCGTGGTGTCGCGCCGCACGGTTCTCGAAGAGACCCGCGCCGGGCAGCGCCAGGAGTTGGTGGCCTCGCTCGAGGAAGGCCAGGTCATCGACGGCGTGGTCAAGAACATCACCGATTACGGTGCGTTCGTGGACCTCGGCGGCATCGACGGCCTGCTGCATGTCACCGACATCGCCTGGCGCCGTGTCAACCACCCGTCCGAGGTGCTGAACATCGGCCAGCAGGTCAAGGTCAAGATCATCAAGATCAACCACGAGACCCACCGCATCTCGCTCGGCATGAAGCAGCTGCTCGCCGATCCGTGGGAGGGAATCGATAAGCGCTATCCGGTCGGCACCCGCTTCAAGGGTCGCGTCACCAACATCACCGACTACGGCGCCTTCGTGGAGCTGGAGCCGGGCATCGAGGGCCTGATCCACGTCTCCGAGATGAGCTGGACCAAGAAGAACGTCCACCCCGGCAAGATCGTCTCCACTTCCCAGGAGGTCGAGGTCGCGATTCTCGAGGTGGATCCGGTCAAGCGCCGCATCTCGCTCGGCCTCAAGCAGACCCTGCGCAACCCGTGGGAGCTGTTCGCCGAGAAGCATCCGCCCGGCTCGACCGTCGAAGGCGAGGTCAAGAACAAGACCGAGTTCGGCCTGTTCCTCGGCCTCGACGGCGAGGTCGACGGCATGGTCCACCTGTCCGACCTCGACTGGAACCGTCCGGGCGAGCAGGTGATCGACGAGTTCAAGAAGGGCGACGTGGTGCAGGCGGCCGTTCTCGACGTCGACGTCGAGAAGGAGCGTATCTCGCTCGGCATCAAGCAGCTCCAGGGTGACCCATTCGTCACATCGGGCGAGGTCCGCAAGGGCTCGATCGTCACCTGCGAAGTGACCGAGGTGAAGGAAGCCGGCCTGGAGGTGAAGATCGCCGGGTCCGACCTCACCGCCTTCATCAAGCGTGCCGAACTCGCCCGTGACCGCGCCGACCAGCGGCCCGAGCGGTTCGCCGTCGGCGAGAAGTTCGACGCCCGCGTCACCCTGCTCGACCGCCGTGCCCGCAAGGTTACGGTGTCGATCAAGGCGCTGGAGATCGCCGAGGAGAAGGAAGCCGTGGCGCAGTACGGCTCGCAGGATGCCGGCGCTTCGCTCGGCGACATCCTGGGCGCGGCCCTCAAGGAGCGCGAGAAGCAGCGCCGCTGA
- a CDS encoding DMT family transporter yields the protein MLKRAGTWAHHNPFLLLVLTAMMWAGNGVAARLAVDHISPMALTSLRWIVTCAAMAAFAWRPVVEAWPQLKPRIGYLVVMGTIGFNGFNVPFYWGAHHTSAVNLTIIQGSIPVFVMLGALALYGTPITGLQALGMTVTLVGVAVLASQGEIAHLIGLDFNVGDLGMILACLLYAGYTIGLRSRPTVSGLALLGALAVVAAVTSVPLVVIEAASGDLMWPDATGLLIVLYVGLLPSLTAQMLFIRAVELIGPGRASLFVNLVPVFGALFAVAILAEPFGVYHAAALALVLGGIALAELRR from the coding sequence GTGCTGAAACGTGCCGGGACGTGGGCCCACCACAATCCCTTTCTCCTGCTGGTGCTGACCGCGATGATGTGGGCCGGCAACGGCGTCGCCGCCCGCCTTGCCGTCGACCACATCTCGCCGATGGCACTGACCTCGCTGCGCTGGATCGTCACCTGCGCCGCCATGGCGGCGTTCGCGTGGCGACCGGTGGTCGAGGCCTGGCCGCAGTTGAAGCCGCGGATCGGCTATCTGGTGGTGATGGGCACCATCGGCTTCAACGGCTTCAACGTGCCGTTCTACTGGGGCGCCCACCACACCTCGGCGGTCAACCTCACCATCATCCAGGGCTCGATCCCGGTGTTCGTGATGCTGGGCGCGCTGGCGCTGTACGGCACCCCGATCACCGGGCTGCAGGCGCTCGGCATGACCGTCACCCTGGTCGGGGTCGCGGTGCTGGCGTCGCAGGGCGAGATCGCCCACCTGATCGGGCTCGACTTCAATGTCGGCGACCTCGGCATGATCCTCGCCTGCCTGCTCTATGCCGGCTACACCATCGGCCTGCGCAGCCGGCCCACCGTCTCCGGCCTCGCTCTGCTCGGGGCGCTGGCGGTGGTGGCGGCGGTGACGTCGGTGCCGCTGGTGGTGATCGAGGCGGCAAGCGGCGACCTGATGTGGCCGGACGCCACCGGCCTGCTGATCGTCCTCTATGTCGGCCTGCTGCCCTCGCTCACCGCGCAGATGCTGTTCATCCGCGCGGTCGAACTGATCGGGCCGGGCCGAGCATCGCTGTTCGTCAATCTGGTTCCGGTGTTCGGCGCGCTGTTCGCGGTGGCGATCCTGGCCGAGCCGTTCGGCGTCTACCACGCCGCCGCCCTGGCGCTGGTGCTGGGGGGCATCGCGCTGGCCGAACTGCGGCGGTAG
- the bfr gene encoding bacterioferritin has product MKGDQKVIEYLNRGLRSELTAVSQYWLHYRMLEDWGYKDLAKKWRAESIEEMAHADKFVERILFLEGLPNLQTLDPLRIGQTVKEVLESDLAAEREARALYQEGAAYAASVGDFPSKNLFEELMGDEEHHIDFLETQLDLVSKLGLELYAQHHIGKLDD; this is encoded by the coding sequence ATGAAAGGCGACCAGAAAGTCATTGAGTATCTCAACCGTGGCTTGCGCAGCGAGCTGACGGCGGTCAGCCAGTATTGGCTGCATTATCGGATGCTCGAGGATTGGGGATACAAGGATCTCGCCAAGAAGTGGCGGGCCGAATCGATCGAGGAGATGGCGCACGCCGACAAGTTCGTCGAGCGTATTCTTTTCCTGGAAGGGCTTCCCAACCTGCAGACGCTCGATCCGCTTCGCATCGGCCAGACCGTGAAGGAAGTGCTCGAGTCCGACCTCGCCGCCGAGCGCGAGGCGCGGGCGCTGTACCAGGAAGGTGCGGCCTACGCGGCGTCGGTTGGCGACTTCCCGTCGAAGAACCTGTTCGAGGAACTGATGGGCGACGAGGAGCACCACATCGACTTCCTCGAAACCCAGCTCGATCTGGTCAGCAAGCTCGGCCTTGAGCTTTACGCCCAGCATCACATCGGCAAGCTGGACGACTGA
- a CDS encoding (2Fe-2S)-binding protein, which yields MIVCSCNVLSDRDIRSAAAGNPAVRTVGDVFRTLGGCDGQCHRCARSIKAVLDEAKHSGCDCNGACHQDGHDRHTPPHHNIHPRHDAHPRQLHSHGAHPHHTHSHHTHSHHGHSHHDAGRHDTHRPERPPMLEAAE from the coding sequence ATGATCGTCTGCTCCTGCAACGTTCTGTCCGACCGCGACATCCGCTCGGCCGCCGCCGGCAACCCGGCGGTGCGTACCGTTGGCGATGTGTTCCGCACCCTCGGCGGCTGCGACGGCCAGTGCCACCGTTGCGCACGCTCGATCAAGGCGGTGCTCGACGAGGCCAAGCACTCCGGATGCGATTGCAACGGCGCCTGTCATCAGGACGGCCACGATCGGCACACCCCTCCCCACCACAACATCCACCCCCGCCACGACGCCCACCCACGCCAGCTTCATTCCCACGGCGCCCACCCGCACCACACCCATTCCCACCACACCCATTCCCACCACGGTCATTCCCATCATGACGCCGGCCGGCACGACACCCATCGGCCGGAACGGCCGCCGATGCTGGAAGCGGCGGAATAG
- a CDS encoding PAS domain-containing sensor histidine kinase: protein MIDLDRLIAALSDATLAGLLVRRGPAWALLPDATVVLANARGLAALGGAETLGRALPEAAPLRRELGRLRGVLSRGGETRLERLRLPGARFAPVTSACRRLTATALGDLIAIASLEEGGDAAAPLAEVARLIAAIAAPPVFVADAAGTVLARSPAAVAPIDAASLNALVGDAPAWIAEAASGPAVREVAGHRITLQALAVGGARVLLGWLKPAAVAAPPPAAPVRSAAVPTAPIAPVRVAAGADVAAAIVAEPVAAALAPVPEPPVPEPPAEPATEPPAEPPAELPAEATPEAAPEAGSPAPETAAPTAPALPVTDMPPIAATAATGSAIPARRLPLRFVWQTDAAGRLTQVSPELAEAVGQRAADVIGRTLAELADRLGFDADGRIGRALAKHDTWSGVNVMWSTDYDDLALVDLAGLPVFDRARVFQGYRGFGVCRALRSAETAPAPLDQPAPPPARSADANVVQLRTPAEPAPAKPAKPETPRSALSAGERVAFREIGRMLGAIPDPAAAAAPEPAPPRAETAAETADRTDPPDLREPEPPVSALADSESPAAEPQRPDAAATAGSASEPTIAVRAVANGERAVLERLPLAVLVYRGDRVLFANPALLDWVGLGAVEEVERAGGVAAVFDLGDLAGAESDGKALSIRGAGGRAVPVEARLFSAPWQGEVAMVLVLRRTDTPVDERLRMLELALRTAEAAERELRAILDTATDGVVITDRDGRILSINGAAEALFGYDGSELASRSFGLLFAPESQRAAFDYIDGLLRGGVASVLNDGREVIGRVREGGLIPLFMTMGRITEDGSKFCAVFRDITQWKRAEEELVTARQAAERANSHKSDFLAKISHEIRTPLNAIIGFSEVMMEERFGSVGNPRYKDYLKDIHTSGTHVVSLVNDLLDLSKIEAGKLDLDFVSVDLNDVLTQCMALMQPQANRERIIIRTSLAPRLPPVVADARSMRQVALNLLSNSIRFTQPGGQVILSTALSDAGEVVMRVRDTGVGMSEADIAAALEPFRQITTSSRGPRGDGTGLGLPLTKALVEANRAAFAIRSSVNAGTMVEVIFPPTRVLAE, encoded by the coding sequence ATGATCGACCTTGATCGGCTGATCGCCGCCCTCAGCGACGCCACGCTCGCCGGGCTGCTTGTTCGGCGGGGACCGGCGTGGGCTTTGTTGCCCGACGCCACGGTGGTGCTTGCCAATGCCCGCGGCCTTGCCGCCCTCGGCGGGGCGGAGACGCTTGGGCGCGCGTTGCCGGAGGCCGCGCCGCTGCGCCGTGAACTCGGCCGCCTGCGGGGAGTGCTGTCGCGCGGCGGCGAAACCCGGCTGGAACGGCTGCGCCTGCCCGGCGCCCGCTTCGCCCCGGTCACCAGCGCCTGCCGCCGCCTCACCGCCACCGCGCTCGGCGACCTCATCGCCATCGCCTCGCTGGAGGAGGGCGGCGACGCCGCCGCGCCGCTGGCCGAGGTCGCCCGCCTCATCGCTGCCATCGCTGCGCCGCCGGTGTTCGTCGCCGATGCCGCCGGCACCGTGCTGGCGCGCAGCCCGGCCGCCGTGGCCCCGATCGATGCCGCCTCGCTGAACGCTTTGGTCGGCGATGCGCCGGCCTGGATCGCCGAAGCCGCCTCGGGTCCGGCCGTGCGGGAGGTCGCAGGACACCGCATCACGTTGCAGGCGCTCGCCGTCGGTGGCGCGCGCGTGCTGCTGGGATGGCTCAAGCCGGCCGCCGTGGCCGCGCCGCCGCCGGCCGCGCCGGTCCGGTCCGCTGCCGTGCCCACCGCGCCCATCGCGCCGGTCCGGGTTGCCGCGGGTGCCGACGTTGCCGCCGCCATTGTCGCGGAGCCGGTTGCCGCCGCGCTCGCGCCGGTGCCCGAACCGCCGGTGCCCGAACCGCCGGCCGAGCCGGCGACTGAACCTCCGGCCGAGCCGCCGGCCGAGCTGCCAGCCGAGGCGACGCCTGAAGCGGCGCCCGAGGCCGGCTCGCCGGCGCCGGAGACCGCCGCACCCACCGCTCCCGCCCTGCCGGTGACCGATATGCCGCCCATCGCTGCCACTGCCGCCACCGGGTCTGCGATCCCGGCCCGCCGCCTGCCGTTGCGGTTCGTCTGGCAGACCGACGCCGCCGGCCGGCTGACCCAGGTGTCGCCCGAACTGGCCGAGGCGGTCGGCCAGCGTGCCGCCGACGTGATTGGCCGCACCTTGGCCGAGCTTGCTGACCGGCTCGGTTTCGACGCCGACGGCCGCATCGGCCGCGCCCTTGCCAAGCACGACACCTGGTCGGGCGTGAACGTGATGTGGTCGACCGATTACGATGATCTGGCGCTGGTCGACCTCGCCGGCCTGCCGGTGTTCGACCGCGCCCGGGTGTTCCAGGGCTATCGCGGCTTCGGCGTCTGCCGTGCGCTGCGGTCTGCCGAGACGGCGCCGGCGCCGCTCGATCAGCCCGCGCCGCCGCCGGCCCGCAGCGCCGACGCCAACGTGGTGCAGCTGCGCACCCCGGCCGAGCCGGCGCCCGCCAAGCCGGCGAAGCCGGAGACGCCGCGTTCGGCGCTGTCGGCTGGCGAGCGGGTGGCGTTCCGCGAAATCGGCCGCATGCTCGGGGCGATTCCCGACCCCGCGGCCGCCGCGGCGCCAGAGCCCGCGCCTCCGCGGGCCGAAACCGCGGCCGAAACTGCGGATCGCACCGACCCGCCGGATCTTCGAGAACCCGAACCGCCGGTCTCCGCCCTCGCGGACTCGGAGAGTCCGGCGGCCGAGCCGCAACGGCCGGATGCGGCCGCCACCGCCGGGTCGGCGTCCGAGCCGACGATTGCGGTGCGCGCGGTCGCCAACGGCGAGCGCGCGGTGCTTGAGCGGCTGCCGCTGGCGGTGCTGGTCTATCGCGGCGACCGCGTGCTGTTTGCCAATCCGGCGCTGCTCGACTGGGTCGGCCTCGGTGCGGTCGAGGAGGTCGAGCGCGCCGGTGGCGTCGCCGCGGTGTTCGACCTCGGCGATCTTGCCGGTGCCGAGAGCGACGGCAAGGCGCTGTCGATCCGCGGTGCCGGCGGCCGGGCGGTGCCGGTCGAGGCGCGGCTGTTCTCCGCGCCCTGGCAGGGCGAGGTCGCGATGGTGCTGGTGCTGCGTCGCACCGACACCCCGGTCGACGAGCGGCTTCGCATGCTGGAACTGGCGCTGCGCACCGCCGAGGCGGCGGAGCGCGAGCTTCGCGCCATTCTCGACACCGCCACCGACGGCGTCGTCATCACCGACCGCGACGGCCGCATCCTCAGCATCAACGGCGCCGCCGAGGCGCTGTTCGGCTATGACGGCAGCGAACTCGCCAGCCGCTCGTTCGGCCTGCTGTTCGCGCCGGAGAGCCAGCGCGCGGCGTTCGACTATATCGACGGGCTGCTCCGCGGCGGCGTTGCCAGCGTGCTGAACGACGGCCGCGAGGTGATCGGCCGCGTCCGCGAGGGCGGGCTGATCCCGCTGTTCATGACCATGGGCCGCATCACCGAGGACGGCTCGAAGTTCTGTGCGGTGTTTCGCGACATCACCCAGTGGAAGCGCGCCGAGGAGGAACTGGTGACGGCACGCCAGGCCGCCGAGCGGGCGAACTCGCACAAGTCGGACTTCCTTGCCAAGATCAGTCACGAGATCCGGACGCCGCTCAACGCCATCATCGGCTTCTCCGAGGTGATGATGGAAGAGCGGTTCGGTTCGGTCGGCAATCCGCGCTACAAGGATTACCTCAAGGACATCCACACCTCCGGCACCCACGTCGTCTCGCTGGTCAACGATCTGCTCGATCTGTCGAAGATCGAGGCCGGCAAGCTCGACCTCGATTTCGTCAGCGTCGACCTCAACGACGTGCTGACGCAGTGCATGGCGTTGATGCAGCCGCAGGCTAATCGCGAGCGCATCATCATCCGCACCTCGCTGGCGCCGCGGCTGCCGCCGGTGGTGGCGGACGCCCGCTCGATGCGTCAGGTGGCACTGAACCTGCTGTCGAACTCGATTCGCTTCACCCAGCCGGGCGGGCAGGTCATCTTGTCCACCGCGCTGTCGGACGCCGGCGAGGTGGTGATGCGGGTGCGCGACACCGGTGTCGGCATGAGCGAGGCCGACATCGCCGCGGCGCTGGAGCCGTTCCGCCAGATCACCACGTCCAGCCGTGGCCCGCGCGGCGATGGTACCGGGCTCGGGCTGCCGCTGACCAAGGCGCTGGTGGAGGCCAATCGCGCTGCGTTCGCCATCCGCTCCAGCGTCAACGCCGGCACCATGGTCGAAGTGATCTTTCCGCCGACCCGCGTGCTGGCGGAATAG
- a CDS encoding phasin: MVNKAPQLDVPPELRDFAEKSVEQTKKAVDSYLGAAQKAVGTIEDSADAVQASVKDLGKKAMGFAETNLAASFDLAQRLIRARDVQDLMRIQTEFVQDQVKVLTEQAKELGSIAQKAMKVNTPS; the protein is encoded by the coding sequence ATGGTCAACAAAGCCCCTCAACTCGACGTCCCGCCGGAATTGCGCGATTTCGCGGAAAAGAGCGTCGAACAGACCAAGAAGGCGGTCGACAGCTATCTCGGCGCCGCGCAGAAGGCCGTCGGCACCATCGAAGATTCCGCCGACGCGGTGCAGGCGTCGGTCAAAGACCTCGGCAAGAAGGCCATGGGCTTCGCCGAAACCAATCTGGCGGCGAGCTTCGACCTCGCCCAGCGGCTGATCCGCGCCCGCGACGTGCAGGATCTGATGCGCATCCAGACCGAGTTCGTGCAGGATCAGGTCAAGGTGCTCACCGAGCAGGCCAAGGAACTCGGCTCCATCGCCCAGAAGGCGATGAAGGTGAACACGCCGTCCTGA
- a CDS encoding phasin produces the protein MAEFKTETKPVAEAKPQKAKAVTAAETELDMSATIRDIAEKSVTQAKDAYDKIKSVAEETTDLIEDTYVTASKGFSDFNVKALEAARTNVNASFDFARALLQVKSVSQAVEVTSSHIRKQFEVLIDQSRELTEIAQKIANESAEPIKASVEKIIKPVH, from the coding sequence ATGGCCGAGTTCAAGACCGAGACCAAGCCCGTGGCCGAAGCCAAGCCGCAGAAGGCAAAGGCGGTGACGGCCGCGGAAACCGAACTGGACATGTCAGCGACGATTCGCGACATCGCGGAGAAGAGCGTGACCCAAGCCAAAGATGCCTATGACAAGATCAAGTCGGTGGCGGAAGAGACCACCGACCTGATCGAAGACACCTATGTGACCGCGAGCAAGGGCTTCTCCGACTTCAACGTGAAGGCGCTGGAAGCTGCCCGCACCAACGTCAACGCCTCGTTCGACTTCGCCCGCGCCCTCCTGCAGGTGAAGTCGGTATCGCAGGCGGTCGAGGTGACCTCCAGCCACATCCGCAAGCAGTTCGAGGTGCTGATCGACCAAAGCCGCGAGCTGACCGAGATCGCCCAGAAGATCGCCAACGAGAGCGCCGAGCCGATCAAGGCCAGCGTCGAGAAGATCATCAAGCCGGTCCACTGA
- a CDS encoding outer membrane protein, translated as MKVSTRVAALVAGAVLATAAVATTASAADLARRGVAKSAELVPLYNWSGIYIGANAGYGFNAEDGDDYGYSYGDDGGFVGGGQIGVNWQFNQLVVGVETDIQYADLTTKYVTGYEDGVEWFGTVRARAGFAIERFLVYATGGFAYGGGDSAYFNGVKNDDTKTGWTVGGGFEYAFSPNITGRIEGLYVSLDRDDHGSRPAYVEKELEFGVIRAGLNFKFSTF; from the coding sequence ATGAAAGTCTCGACGAGGGTTGCGGCACTGGTCGCGGGCGCGGTTCTCGCGACCGCTGCGGTTGCCACGACGGCGTCGGCCGCCGATCTGGCGCGCCGAGGGGTCGCAAAGTCTGCCGAATTGGTGCCGCTGTACAATTGGAGCGGCATCTATATCGGCGCCAACGCCGGCTACGGATTCAACGCCGAGGACGGTGACGATTACGGCTATAGCTATGGCGACGACGGCGGTTTTGTCGGCGGCGGCCAGATCGGGGTGAACTGGCAGTTCAACCAGTTGGTCGTCGGCGTCGAGACCGACATCCAGTATGCCGACCTCACGACCAAATACGTCACCGGCTACGAGGACGGCGTGGAGTGGTTCGGCACCGTGCGGGCGCGCGCCGGCTTCGCCATCGAGCGCTTCTTGGTCTACGCCACCGGCGGCTTCGCCTATGGCGGCGGCGACTCCGCCTATTTCAACGGCGTCAAGAACGACGACACCAAGACCGGCTGGACCGTCGGCGGCGGCTTCGAATACGCCTTCTCGCCGAACATCACCGGCCGGATCGAGGGCCTCTATGTCAGCCTCGACCGCGACGACCACGGCAGCCGCCCGGCCTATGTCGAGAAGGAACTGGAGTTCGGCGTCATCCGCGCCGGCCTGAACTTCAAGTTTTCCACCTTCTGA
- a CDS encoding TetR family transcriptional regulator, with translation MRRTKEEAFQTRSDLLDAAEVLFWERGVARTTLEEIARAAGTTRGAIYHHFENKHDLLLTLLDRRLLPHDDDLAKIEADQTADPIVGLRASSRTILERLADDPSQRRVAGILLQRCEPIDDMTETLDIHRRTILRSRERVVRLFERADARGQLAAPWTPRSAAVSLHALITGLIYGWLRAPDDLDLRRDGFACLDAFFAGIVRRHEA, from the coding sequence ATGCGCCGAACCAAGGAAGAAGCCTTTCAGACCCGGAGCGATCTGCTGGACGCGGCCGAAGTTCTGTTCTGGGAGCGCGGTGTCGCCCGCACCACGCTGGAGGAGATCGCCCGCGCCGCCGGCACCACCCGCGGCGCCATCTATCACCACTTCGAGAACAAGCACGACCTCCTCCTGACGCTGCTCGACCGGCGACTGCTGCCCCACGACGACGACCTCGCCAAGATCGAAGCAGACCAGACTGCCGATCCGATCGTCGGCCTGCGCGCCTCATCGCGCACCATCCTGGAGCGGCTCGCCGACGATCCCAGCCAGCGCCGCGTCGCCGGCATCCTGCTGCAGCGCTGTGAGCCGATCGACGACATGACCGAGACCCTCGACATCCACCGCCGCACCATTCTGCGCTCGCGTGAGCGCGTGGTACGGCTGTTCGAACGGGCTGACGCCCGCGGCCAACTGGCAGCACCGTGGACGCCGCGCAGCGCCGCGGTAAGCCTGCACGCGCTGATCACCGGGCTGATCTATGGCTGGCTTCGGGCGCCGGACGACCTCGATCTGCGCCGCGACGGCTTTGCCTGTCTCGACGCATTCTTCGCCGGCATCGTGCGGCGCCACGAGGCATAG
- a CDS encoding DUF3861 domain-containing protein, whose protein sequence is MSRNYNYRITVTPTGVPEDGMALRLPFSFDATNHDDIIGLIERARAASGLSPDAAASMVVGLKLLSEVMLREKANPLFDPLRGGVKEFIGALKERGRDRQ, encoded by the coding sequence ATGAGCCGTAACTATAACTACCGCATCACCGTCACGCCGACCGGCGTGCCGGAGGACGGCATGGCATTGCGGCTGCCGTTCTCCTTTGATGCCACCAACCACGACGACATCATCGGCTTGATCGAGCGGGCGCGTGCCGCCTCCGGCTTGAGCCCGGATGCCGCGGCGTCGATGGTGGTCGGGCTCAAGCTTCTCAGCGAAGTCATGCTGCGGGAGAAGGCCAATCCGCTGTTCGATCCGCTGCGCGGCGGCGTCAAGGAGTTCATCGGCGCGCTGAAGGAACGTGGCCGCGACAGGCAGTGA
- a CDS encoding universal stress protein, with protein MSLKTVIVLVDASPESMERARQAVSICQRFGAHLIGVFVSPPGWARVPAESFAIGSAAIQAVIQRWKALQNDATDDAFRAFETSIRNESVSFEFRAVLENEISDFLYLHCLHADLVIAGVRQFNALPSFAPAIEAQFASSGTPMLLIPEDWKGGDIGARVMLGWNASREARRAIIAAMPFFNTAQAMHVVVVDAAKNSRLGEEPGSDVALLLSRHGIDVTLNNLVSHGRAIANVLLEFAAQNALDLIVIGAYSHSMTRERLFGGVTKTLLQRSSVPLLAVF; from the coding sequence ATGTCGCTGAAGACTGTGATCGTCTTGGTGGATGCGTCACCGGAAAGCATGGAGCGCGCGCGTCAGGCGGTGAGCATTTGCCAGCGGTTCGGCGCGCACCTGATCGGCGTGTTCGTCTCGCCGCCGGGTTGGGCGCGGGTGCCGGCGGAGTCCTTTGCGATCGGCAGCGCTGCGATCCAGGCGGTGATCCAGCGTTGGAAGGCGCTTCAGAACGACGCCACCGACGATGCGTTCCGGGCGTTCGAGACGTCGATCCGCAACGAGTCGGTGTCGTTCGAGTTCCGCGCGGTGCTGGAGAACGAGATCAGCGACTTCCTTTATCTGCACTGTCTGCACGCCGACCTTGTCATTGCCGGCGTCCGCCAGTTCAACGCCTTGCCGTCGTTTGCGCCCGCGATCGAAGCCCAGTTCGCCTCGAGCGGAACGCCGATGCTTCTGATCCCGGAGGACTGGAAGGGCGGCGATATCGGCGCGCGCGTCATGCTGGGCTGGAACGCCAGTCGCGAGGCGCGGCGGGCCATCATCGCGGCGATGCCGTTCTTCAACACCGCCCAGGCGATGCACGTCGTCGTGGTCGACGCCGCCAAGAACTCGCGTCTCGGCGAGGAGCCGGGCTCTGACGTCGCGCTGCTGCTCAGCCGCCACGGCATTGACGTGACGCTGAACAATCTGGTGTCGCACGGCCGGGCGATCGCCAACGTTCTGCTCGAGTTCGCCGCGCAGAATGCGCTCGATCTCATCGTCATCGGCGCCTACAGCCACTCGATGACCCGCGAGCGGCTGTTCGGCGGCGTGACGAAGACGCTGCTGCAGCGAAGCAGCGTGCCGCTGCTGGCGGTGTTTTGA
- a CDS encoding TetR family transcriptional regulator, translating to MRRTKEQAAATRRTILSTAETLFLERGYDSVSLDEVAEASGVTRGAVHWHFGNKQGLLLALRDEIPSPMRELTERLENDTTVAPLRALSEFVTDLLVQLQSDPRRRTILRELLRVDWTSPSASRRRAKPSSANSGRH from the coding sequence ATGCGCCGAACCAAAGAGCAGGCCGCAGCGACGCGCCGCACCATCCTGTCGACGGCCGAAACGCTGTTCCTGGAGCGCGGCTACGACAGCGTCTCGCTCGACGAGGTCGCCGAGGCGTCCGGGGTGACCCGCGGCGCCGTGCACTGGCATTTCGGCAACAAGCAGGGTCTGCTGCTGGCGCTTCGTGACGAGATTCCCTCGCCCATGCGCGAGCTGACCGAGCGGCTTGAGAACGACACCACCGTCGCGCCGCTGCGGGCGCTGTCGGAGTTCGTGACCGACCTTCTGGTCCAGCTGCAATCCGATCCCAGGCGACGGACCATCCTTCGCGAACTGCTCCGGGTGGATTGGACCTCACCCAGCGCCAGCCGCCGCCGGGCGAAACCGTCCAGTGCGAACTCAGGGCGGCATTGA